A genomic stretch from Sulfobacillus thermosulfidooxidans includes:
- a CDS encoding DUF1284 domain-containing protein yields MAAIRLRGHHILCLLGYRGKGYSEEFVRNMTAIHQCLRTAPTTPIVLVDGPDDLCCKFPLSQEYHCEDCNVFERDQRVAESLSLVSGQEIPWGDIEARIIERLNPEDIDRWCASCPWRPYGVCAQGIRDLKQKKSLSNIPFALWT; encoded by the coding sequence TTGGCTGCTATTCGGTTACGAGGACATCATATTCTTTGTTTGTTAGGTTACCGAGGCAAAGGCTATTCTGAAGAATTTGTCAGAAATATGACAGCGATTCATCAATGCCTGCGTACTGCTCCCACCACTCCCATAGTATTAGTAGATGGTCCTGATGACCTCTGCTGCAAGTTTCCCTTATCGCAAGAATATCACTGCGAGGATTGTAACGTGTTCGAACGCGATCAGCGCGTTGCCGAGTCGTTAAGCCTTGTGTCTGGGCAAGAGATTCCCTGGGGTGACATTGAAGCCCGCATCATCGAACGTCTCAATCCCGAGGATATCGATCGGTGGTGCGCGAGTTGCCCATGGCGACCTTATGGCGTCTGCGCTCAGGGAATCCGGGATCTTAAACAGAAAAAAAGTTTATCAAATATTCCCTTTGCACTATGGACGTAA
- a CDS encoding nucleoside hydrolase, whose translation MAERLPVILDVDTGIDDALAILYALSSETLHVLGITTCFGNGDITNTTRNTLTVVEMASHTVPVYQGASHPLVSPWESTAEAFHGPNGLGGTQLFHPQLRPESESAVEFLRRSIDQYFHDLVLITTARLTNIASLLLAFPEISAGIRRMVIMGGAAFVAGNVTPVAEANIWGDPEAAWVVFHSGIPITMVGLDVTTQVPISDCMLKSLEPTAPYYALLQQAVDFYLGAYNPGAPRGDRKAPLHDPLAVAVAEDPSLCRTHPYPVDIELRGQLTRGMTVVDWRTRSTTRPNVDVAVEVDRARFLTAFAQRLRFTKVC comes from the coding sequence ATGGCGGAACGACTGCCTGTCATATTAGATGTGGATACGGGAATTGATGATGCCCTAGCGATTCTTTATGCTCTATCCTCGGAGACGCTGCATGTACTCGGGATCACGACCTGCTTTGGTAATGGCGACATCACCAATACCACTCGCAACACTCTTACCGTCGTAGAAATGGCTTCGCATACAGTCCCGGTATACCAGGGGGCAAGTCATCCCCTGGTCAGTCCGTGGGAATCCACGGCGGAAGCTTTTCATGGGCCGAACGGTTTAGGTGGCACACAATTATTTCATCCCCAACTGAGACCCGAATCGGAATCAGCGGTAGAATTTCTTCGTCGCAGCATCGATCAATATTTCCACGACCTGGTACTGATCACGACCGCACGCCTCACCAATATTGCCTCATTACTCTTGGCTTTTCCCGAGATTAGCGCAGGCATTCGCCGCATGGTGATTATGGGCGGCGCTGCCTTCGTAGCAGGAAACGTGACGCCAGTGGCTGAGGCGAATATCTGGGGCGATCCCGAAGCCGCTTGGGTCGTCTTTCATTCGGGTATTCCCATTACAATGGTGGGGCTTGATGTGACCACGCAAGTGCCCATTTCCGACTGTATGCTAAAAAGTCTAGAGCCAACGGCTCCTTATTACGCTTTACTACAGCAAGCCGTAGACTTTTATTTAGGTGCCTATAATCCCGGAGCTCCCAGGGGAGATAGAAAGGCGCCATTGCATGATCCCTTGGCCGTGGCTGTTGCCGAAGATCCCTCATTATGTCGAACTCATCCTTATCCTGTAGATATTGAATTGCGCGGGCAATTAACACGGGGAATGACGGTGGTCGATTGGCGTACCCGTTCTACAACCCGACCAAATGTCGATGTCGCCGTCGAAGTCGATCGCGCACGATTTCTCACCGCCTTTGCACAACGCCTACGTTTTACCAAAGTTTGTTAA
- a CDS encoding NADH-quinone oxidoreductase subunit B family protein, translated as MNPMWRTLQARHVDAGSCNGCEQELTHLSNRVYDFQHLGLDIVASPRQADTLIVTGPVNDTMYLALHTVWEAVPSPKWLVAIGDCAAGCGVFQSAYASHGGVAKALRTPDVVVKGCPPEPRQILDALNQLRHKASGN; from the coding sequence ATGAATCCCATGTGGAGAACATTACAAGCGCGGCATGTGGATGCTGGCAGTTGCAATGGATGTGAACAGGAATTAACCCACTTAAGTAATCGCGTCTATGATTTTCAACATCTAGGATTGGACATTGTGGCCTCGCCGCGACAAGCCGATACGCTAATCGTCACGGGCCCTGTTAACGACACGATGTATCTTGCTCTGCACACCGTGTGGGAAGCTGTTCCATCCCCTAAATGGCTTGTGGCCATCGGGGATTGTGCGGCAGGTTGTGGCGTGTTTCAATCAGCATATGCAAGTCATGGCGGCGTAGCAAAAGCCCTAAGAACGCCTGATGTGGTCGTTAAAGGCTGTCCTCCCGAACCACGACAGATTTTGGATGCACTAAATCAACTCCGCCACAAGGCTTCGGGGAATTGA
- the bioA gene encoding adenosylmethionine--8-amino-7-oxononanoate transaminase, translated as MDYSSITPDEIRRWDRQHVWHPFTPMKDYDDSDPVIIQAGQGVKVQDIEGRWYYDGVSSVWLNVHGHHVPELDHALIDQLSRVAHTTLLGQGNVPITVLAHRLSEIMPGNLTRFFFSESGASAVEVALKMAVQYWANQGQHQKTKIMGFTSNYHGDTLGAMAVAPDDTFHWPFLSYLPKEPRAPYPYCYRCPLQKTPDRCHLACLDLAESVMSEHQDELAAVIIEPVQGAGGIIPAPSGYLAGLRNLCTRYDVLLIVDEVATGIGRTGKWWATSYEEISPDILCMGKGLSGGYLPISATAATEDIYLQFYGRAGDRTALYHGHSYAGNQLAANVALANLELIRQNHIIENVEKQTPNIAQALDRLRSLPYVGDIRQKGFMIGIELVQNTEARTPFPYAAQAGRVVQYLARQKGMLIRPIGNVVIFMPPLASSSTEISEMVDILCDAVVASQSLLEALL; from the coding sequence GTGGATTATTCATCAATAACACCTGATGAAATACGACGTTGGGATCGACAGCATGTTTGGCATCCCTTTACTCCGATGAAAGATTATGATGACAGCGATCCAGTCATCATTCAAGCAGGGCAAGGCGTCAAAGTGCAAGATATCGAGGGGCGATGGTATTATGACGGGGTCTCCTCCGTCTGGTTGAATGTCCATGGTCATCATGTGCCTGAACTGGACCATGCCCTTATTGATCAATTGTCTCGCGTGGCCCATACGACATTGCTGGGACAGGGCAATGTGCCCATTACGGTACTGGCCCACCGCTTAAGTGAAATTATGCCGGGCAACTTAACGCGCTTCTTCTTCTCGGAATCGGGCGCTTCCGCGGTTGAGGTCGCTCTAAAAATGGCTGTACAATATTGGGCCAACCAGGGACAGCACCAAAAAACAAAAATTATGGGATTCACATCCAATTATCATGGAGATACTTTGGGCGCCATGGCTGTGGCCCCTGATGACACTTTTCACTGGCCCTTTCTATCGTATTTGCCCAAAGAGCCCCGGGCCCCTTATCCCTATTGTTACCGCTGCCCCTTACAAAAGACCCCTGATCGGTGCCACCTGGCTTGCTTAGATCTGGCCGAATCGGTCATGAGTGAGCATCAAGACGAACTAGCGGCGGTGATTATCGAGCCCGTGCAGGGAGCTGGTGGCATTATTCCTGCGCCGTCAGGTTATTTAGCGGGACTTCGGAATTTATGTACGCGCTATGATGTGCTTCTCATTGTTGATGAGGTGGCGACTGGCATAGGACGGACAGGCAAATGGTGGGCCACATCTTATGAAGAGATCAGTCCGGATATTTTGTGTATGGGTAAGGGTCTGTCTGGGGGATACTTGCCCATTTCCGCGACAGCGGCAACAGAGGACATTTATTTACAATTTTATGGACGTGCTGGCGATCGAACGGCCTTGTATCATGGTCATTCCTATGCTGGTAATCAATTGGCGGCTAATGTGGCCCTGGCGAATTTGGAGCTTATTAGGCAAAACCATATCATTGAGAACGTTGAAAAACAAACACCTAACATCGCACAAGCATTGGATAGACTGCGTTCTCTTCCCTATGTGGGAGATATCAGGCAAAAAGGATTCATGATTGGCATTGAACTGGTTCAAAACACGGAAGCACGCACCCCATTCCCCTATGCGGCACAGGCGGGACGCGTGGTGCAATATCTGGCGCGTCAAAAGGGTATGCTCATCCGGCCCATTGGCAATGTGGTGATTTTTATGCCACCGCTTGCATCCTCATCTACGGAGATTAGCGAGATGGTAGATATTTTGTGCGATGCGGTAGTGGCCAGCCAATCATTATTGGAGGCTCTTCTATGA
- a CDS encoding NADH-quinone oxidoreductase subunit C, translating to MNTIKVNHWRPFNQECKQTGSQLLALTALKNGTLISHWLHPNGQIHEGWLQIDSDEFPSLTPVLPEVAWDEREIYDLFGYFPQGHLDLRPLVRTPRWPAQFFPLASDNPESSWNAVGPDNPTIEVQGDGITMMGVGPVHAGIIESGRFLFSLMGENVLHVDLHLFQTHRGVEALLEHTMLSHAATVLSRICGADSVSHQTNWAMAVEQMAGFVMDESLAWRRIMLLESERVLSHLNDLAQIPAGVGFQVAHQHGLVLKEIWQQGMKDVFGHRLLFDTVQPGFAKQADIPTVLALVNTIQRSWARWRQMVENHHGFQDRMQSVGTVTAEDVLRLGGAGVIARASGVLLDARSFMPLYRGVSMAIPTYSSGDVSARFRMRLDEVEQSWKIIQQAAKHLAPMLSSSETLWTIPPDLSGDAVTFSESPHGLNCHVVRLDRGQIRRYHIRSGAFRNWPLLAKAATGNGIADFPLINKSFELCYSCNDR from the coding sequence GTGAACACAATAAAGGTGAATCACTGGCGTCCTTTTAATCAGGAATGTAAACAAACCGGCAGCCAGCTTTTAGCGCTCACAGCCTTGAAAAACGGGACATTGATAAGCCATTGGTTGCATCCCAATGGTCAGATACATGAAGGTTGGTTGCAGATTGATTCAGATGAATTTCCTTCGCTTACTCCCGTATTGCCGGAAGTGGCATGGGATGAGCGAGAAATTTATGACCTCTTCGGCTATTTTCCTCAAGGTCATTTGGACTTACGTCCTTTAGTGCGTACGCCTCGCTGGCCTGCGCAATTTTTTCCATTGGCTTCGGACAATCCCGAGAGTTCATGGAATGCTGTGGGCCCGGACAATCCCACAATTGAAGTTCAGGGCGACGGCATAACCATGATGGGTGTGGGACCCGTGCATGCCGGCATTATTGAGTCAGGGCGGTTTTTATTTAGTCTTATGGGCGAGAATGTGCTCCATGTAGATTTGCACCTTTTTCAAACTCACCGTGGGGTGGAAGCACTTTTAGAGCATACCATGCTGTCACATGCTGCTACCGTGCTGTCGCGCATCTGCGGTGCTGATTCGGTTTCCCATCAAACCAATTGGGCGATGGCGGTGGAACAAATGGCGGGCTTCGTAATGGATGAATCCCTTGCTTGGCGACGCATTATGTTGTTGGAATCGGAAAGAGTATTAAGTCATCTCAATGATTTAGCACAAATTCCTGCCGGTGTTGGTTTTCAAGTGGCTCACCAACATGGGCTTGTCTTAAAAGAAATTTGGCAACAAGGAATGAAAGACGTGTTTGGTCACCGCCTATTGTTCGACACCGTTCAGCCAGGATTCGCTAAACAGGCTGATATTCCCACCGTTTTAGCGCTTGTCAATACCATCCAAAGATCATGGGCACGTTGGCGCCAGATGGTGGAAAATCATCACGGATTTCAAGACCGTATGCAAAGCGTGGGAACCGTTACCGCGGAGGATGTATTGCGGTTAGGCGGAGCGGGTGTAATTGCTCGTGCGAGCGGCGTTCTCCTTGATGCCCGGTCGTTTATGCCGCTATATCGCGGAGTATCAATGGCTATACCGACCTACAGTTCTGGGGATGTGAGCGCGCGGTTCAGAATGCGACTGGATGAAGTCGAACAGTCTTGGAAAATTATTCAGCAAGCTGCTAAACATCTTGCGCCGATGCTTTCATCTTCTGAGACACTGTGGACCATTCCTCCGGATCTATCAGGAGATGCCGTGACCTTTTCAGAATCCCCTCACGGCTTAAATTGTCATGTGGTTAGATTAGACAGAGGCCAAATTCGCCGTTATCATATCCGGTCGGGGGCTTTCCGTAATTGGCCCTTGCTAGCAAAAGCAGCAACAGGAAATGGCATCGCGGATTTTCCATTAATCAATAAGAGTTTTGAGCTTTGTTATAGCTGCAATGACCGATAG